In Helianthus annuus cultivar XRQ/B chromosome 9, HanXRQr2.0-SUNRISE, whole genome shotgun sequence, the following are encoded in one genomic region:
- the LOC110877710 gene encoding uncharacterized protein LOC110877710, which produces MYIISCINLFSLTSCLLLFYIATHTSLEMAPLQRSKSASQTGQLQIQHFIHQHVLHKLYMTTEFNCDGCNTGGYGVRYRCSACDFDLHGQCATAPHRISANIHPHHHLALVNRPGDSHLCHVCKGVTNGLSYMCEVQLCEFNVHALCVQISGEKSLTLDPSQLPVVGGFSGGSNNNQPVLMNQQMQSNSQPMMVNHHPQMQGIQTMQFGGYNGANTSQPMMVNNNQNHTINRHQQQQMKPIVGYGSFHGVNNNSQPMMVNHHQQQQPIPTVGFSGYPGGMNSQPVMVNNHHQQQVMPTNQQFVTNQHQQLQQQQQGMGIPATAVGGYNVVHNNQTVMIHHPPPPPPQQSSGYTKVGKLAANLISTSLIGVPIFMPRR; this is translated from the exons ATGTACATTATATCTTGCATTAATTTGTTTAGCTTAACAAGTTGTCTTCTACTCTTCTACATTGCAACCCATACCTCATTAGAGATGGCTCCATTGCAAAGATCAAAATCTGCAAGTCAAACAGGTCAACTCCAGATCCAACACTTCATCCATCAACATGTTCTTCATAAACTTTACATGACGACTGAATTCAATTGCGACGGTTGCAACACCGGTGGATACGGCGTAAGATACCGATGCTCCGCTTGTGATTTTGATCTTCATGGACAATGCGCCACCGCTCCCCACCGTATCTCAGCCAACATCCACCCGCACCACCACCTCGCCCTCGTTAACCGCCCTGGAGACTCGCACTTATGCCACGTATGCAAAGGGGTCACTAATGGCCTTAGTTACATGTGTGAGGTTCAGTTATGTGAGTTTAATGTGCACGCTCTATGTGTCCAGATTTCAGGAGAAAAGTCGTTGACTTTGGATCCTAGTCAACTGCCGGTGGTAGGTGGTTTTAGTGGCGGGAGTAACAACAATCAACCGGTGTTGATGAACCAGCAGATGCAAAGCAATAGTCAACCTATGATGGTCAACCACCATCCACAGATGCAAG GGATACAAACGATGCAATTCGGTGGTTATAACGGAGCGAATACCAGTCAACCTATGATGGTGAATAATAATCAAAACCATACAATCAACCGCCACCAGCAACAACAAATGAAACCTATTGTGGGCTACGGTAGTTTCCATGGAGTGAATAATAATAGTCAACCTATGATGGTCAACCACCACCAGCAACAGCAACCAATACCTACAGTGGGCTTTAGTGGTTATCCTGGAGGGATGAATAGTCAACCTGTGATGGTCAACAACCACCACCAACAACAAGTGATGCCTACTAACCAACAATTTGTGACCAACCAACATCAACAGcttcagcagcagcagcaagggATGGGGATACCTGCAACGGCTGTTGGTGGTTATAATGTGGTGCACAATAATCAAACTGTGATGATCCACCATCCTCCGCCGCCACCGCCGCAGCAGTCTAGTGGTTACACGAAGGTAGGGAAGCTAGCTGCTAATCTTATTTCGACTTCACTTATTGGGGTTCCAATATTTATGCCCAGAAGATGA